One segment of uncultured Tolumonas sp. DNA contains the following:
- a CDS encoding LysR family transcriptional regulator, with protein MDIRQLKYFIAVAEEQNFGRAAERLHRSQPPLTRQIQMLEEELGVLLFRRTAKGVELTQAGATLQRDAMNILTLVQQATERAQLAAKGQIGILDVGVYGSSALNTIPTILSAFSDQHPEVEIRLHNAHRSVQIEALRQRRVLIAFDRYMPEEDDLAVELVAKEPLAVVCKQNHPLAAKQTISIEDLKNEPMGMPAALNTLTANAALNLCRAHGFEPKVATESTDVITALITLASGHGGVGLVPASVSNLQIPGLVFRPLKEASESFMELHCLYLKDEQSPLLQELLQVVHEYRGENEKQLREHY; from the coding sequence ATGGATATCCGGCAGCTGAAATACTTTATTGCGGTGGCAGAAGAACAAAATTTTGGCCGGGCAGCGGAACGTTTGCACCGTTCACAACCGCCACTGACACGTCAGATCCAGATGTTGGAAGAAGAGCTGGGGGTATTGTTGTTTCGTCGTACCGCGAAAGGGGTTGAGCTGACCCAAGCCGGCGCAACGCTACAGCGGGATGCCATGAATATTCTGACACTGGTGCAGCAAGCGACTGAACGGGCCCAGCTCGCCGCCAAAGGACAGATCGGCATTCTGGATGTTGGTGTCTATGGCTCCTCTGCACTGAATACCATCCCCACCATTTTGTCTGCGTTTTCTGACCAACACCCAGAGGTTGAGATCAGATTGCATAACGCCCATCGCTCGGTACAGATTGAAGCATTACGACAGCGCCGTGTGTTGATTGCGTTTGATCGTTATATGCCGGAAGAAGACGATCTGGCCGTGGAATTAGTGGCTAAGGAACCGTTAGCCGTGGTCTGTAAACAAAATCATCCGCTGGCCGCAAAACAAACGATTTCTATCGAGGATCTGAAAAATGAACCGATGGGCATGCCCGCAGCGCTAAATACCCTTACCGCTAATGCCGCATTAAATCTGTGCCGAGCACACGGCTTTGAACCCAAAGTGGCAACAGAATCAACCGATGTCATCACCGCCCTGATCACCTTGGCCAGCGGTCATGGTGGTGTCGGACTGGTACCCGCCTCGGTTTCTAATCTACAGATCCCGGGGCTGGTCTTCCGCCCGCTCAAAGAGGCCAGTGAATCGTTTATGGAACTGCATTGTCTCTATCTCAAAGACGAACAATCGCCGTTATTACAAGAACTATTACAGGTAGTGCACGAATATCGCGGGGAAAATGAGAAACAACTCAGAGAGCATTATTAA
- the uidA gene encoding beta-glucuronidase — protein MLKPVENPFRERKSLNGLWQFSVDRDAKGHQQQWWLQPLPAAREIPVPSSYNDIFPDAEIRDHVGDVWYQTETFIPVGWKNQRIVLRFDAATHRGSVWVNDVQVMVHQGGYTPFEADISAYVEAGKSCRLTVCVNNVLSWETIPPGQVLTQADGHLKQQYFHDFFNYAGLHRAVWLYATAKNHIHDVCVVTEYDGRDGTVDYRVSTTGAGAVIVRLTDQAGREMASSQGAAGRLYVGNATPWQPGRAYLYTLSVEFTDESGVRDAYALAVGIRSVKVEGKRFLINGEPFYFTGFGKHEDSELRGKAHDDVMMVHDFELMNWIGANSFRTSHYPYAEEVLDYADRHGIVVINETAAVGLNMVIGKTLNPQVVEPKELYSEEGISLATQQAHLAAIRELIARDKNHPCVVAWSITNEPDSSPDNAYDYFKPLVEETRRLDPTRPVTYASVMFVNAEKDKIAALFDVICLNRYFGWYTDAGDLKAAERMLEADLRAWEAQYGVPLIITEYGADTMMGLRSVVPSMWTEEFQMEFLNMYHRVFDRVEAVVGEQVWNFADFATSQGIIRVGGNKKGIFTRDRRPKASAYSLRLRWKNLPATHKQQLFGNK, from the coding sequence GTGCTGAAGCCTGTTGAAAACCCGTTCCGGGAGCGCAAATCACTGAATGGTTTGTGGCAGTTTTCTGTGGATCGTGATGCTAAAGGGCATCAGCAGCAATGGTGGTTGCAACCGTTACCGGCGGCGCGTGAGATCCCAGTGCCATCAAGTTACAACGATATTTTTCCGGACGCGGAGATCCGCGATCATGTCGGTGATGTCTGGTATCAGACGGAAACTTTTATTCCGGTGGGTTGGAAAAATCAGCGGATCGTCCTGCGTTTTGATGCGGCAACTCACCGCGGCTCGGTATGGGTCAATGATGTGCAGGTGATGGTGCATCAGGGCGGCTATACCCCGTTTGAAGCCGACATCAGCGCGTATGTCGAAGCGGGCAAATCATGCCGGCTGACCGTGTGCGTGAACAATGTGCTGAGTTGGGAAACGATCCCGCCGGGGCAAGTGTTGACGCAGGCTGATGGTCACTTAAAGCAGCAATACTTCCACGATTTTTTTAACTACGCCGGTTTGCATCGTGCAGTCTGGTTGTATGCCACCGCGAAAAATCATATTCATGATGTCTGCGTGGTGACGGAATACGATGGCCGCGATGGCACGGTTGATTATCGTGTCAGCACCACGGGCGCCGGTGCAGTGATCGTTCGATTAACGGATCAAGCGGGGCGTGAAATGGCATCGTCACAGGGTGCCGCAGGTCGTTTGTATGTTGGTAATGCCACACCCTGGCAGCCCGGCCGAGCTTATCTGTATACCTTGTCTGTCGAGTTTACCGATGAATCTGGCGTCCGCGATGCTTATGCGCTGGCGGTGGGCATTCGCTCGGTGAAGGTGGAAGGCAAACGTTTCCTGATCAACGGTGAACCGTTCTATTTCACCGGCTTTGGGAAACACGAAGACAGTGAGTTGCGTGGCAAAGCACATGACGATGTCATGATGGTGCATGATTTCGAATTGATGAACTGGATAGGCGCCAACTCGTTCCGCACTTCACATTATCCGTATGCCGAAGAGGTGCTCGATTACGCTGATCGTCACGGTATCGTCGTGATCAATGAAACCGCGGCCGTCGGCTTAAACATGGTGATCGGGAAGACGCTGAATCCGCAGGTAGTGGAGCCGAAAGAGCTGTATTCGGAAGAGGGTATTTCACTGGCGACACAGCAAGCGCATTTGGCCGCGATCCGTGAGCTGATTGCGCGTGATAAAAACCATCCGTGTGTGGTGGCGTGGAGCATTACCAATGAGCCGGATAGCAGCCCGGATAATGCGTATGATTATTTCAAACCGCTGGTGGAGGAGACCCGTCGGCTGGATCCGACACGTCCGGTGACGTATGCCAGCGTGATGTTCGTGAATGCGGAAAAAGACAAAATTGCGGCGCTGTTTGACGTGATCTGCCTGAACCGTTATTTCGGCTGGTACACCGATGCCGGTGATCTGAAAGCGGCAGAGCGGATGTTGGAAGCAGATCTACGCGCCTGGGAAGCCCAATATGGTGTACCGCTGATCATCACCGAATATGGGGCGGATACCATGATGGGGTTACGCTCAGTGGTGCCAAGCATGTGGACAGAGGAATTTCAGATGGAGTTTCTGAATATGTATCACCGCGTGTTTGATCGGGTGGAAGCCGTGGTGGGTGAGCAGGTGTGGAACTTTGCTGACTTTGCCACTTCGCAGGGCATTATCCGCGTGGGTGGTAACAAGAAAGGGATCTTCACCCGCGATCGTCGTCCGAAAGCCAGTGCGTACAGCTTACGGTTACGCTGGAAAAACCTGCCGGCAACGCATAAACAGCAGCTGTTCGGTAACAAATAA
- the thiE gene encoding thiamine phosphate synthase gives MKLDLSLYLVLDPEMCGGFDAALKLTQQVLDAGVTVLQLRAPQWKKRDWLRLSQQILPMSREANVPFLINDHIDIALACDADGVHLGQGDLPLAVARQLLGPDKILGLSISQAAHLHNDDCLLADYFGVGPVFPTGTKQDADPAIGLDSLRDWMTKIDKPVVAIGGINTRNTGDIFQAGADGIAVVSAICAAREPAAATRELGQLIQHARNLR, from the coding sequence ATGAAGCTCGATCTTTCCCTGTATCTGGTGTTAGATCCCGAGATGTGCGGCGGTTTTGACGCGGCACTTAAACTGACACAACAGGTGCTAGATGCAGGGGTGACAGTGTTGCAGTTGCGAGCGCCACAATGGAAAAAACGCGATTGGCTGCGCTTATCACAACAGATCTTGCCGATGAGTCGTGAGGCTAACGTGCCTTTCCTGATCAATGATCATATTGATATTGCTTTGGCTTGTGATGCCGATGGTGTGCACTTAGGGCAGGGCGATCTGCCATTGGCAGTTGCCCGTCAGTTGTTAGGGCCAGATAAAATTCTGGGGTTGTCGATTTCGCAAGCCGCTCACCTGCACAATGATGATTGTTTATTGGCCGACTATTTTGGTGTGGGGCCGGTTTTTCCGACCGGCACCAAACAAGATGCTGATCCGGCTATCGGATTAGATTCATTGCGGGATTGGATGACCAAAATCGACAAGCCGGTGGTGGCGATTGGCGGCATTAATACGCGGAATACGGGCGATATTTTTCAAGCTGGTGCAGATGGTATTGCGGTAGTTTCGGCCATTTGTGCCGCGCGTGAGCCGGCTGCTGCGACACGTGAATTAGGCCAACTCATTCAACATGCCCGCAATTTACGATAA